A window from Bacteroidota bacterium encodes these proteins:
- a CDS encoding T9SS C-terminal target domain-containing protein → MNTTPQLAILALLLAALAAHAQPTVQWDRTLGGSNLDFLTSLQQTTDGGYILGGRSASDAGFEKSQNSRGELDYWAVKLDAAGNKQWDRTLGGSRSDELNALQQTTDGGYILGGRSASDAGFEKSQNSRGELDYWVVKLDAAGNKQWDRTLGGSRSDELNALQQTTDGGYILGGR, encoded by the coding sequence ATGAATACTACCCCCCAGCTTGCCATCCTTGCCCTGCTGCTCGCCGCCCTGGCTGCCCACGCCCAGCCTACCGTGCAATGGGACCGAACCCTGGGCGGCAGCAATTTGGATTTTTTGACCTCCCTGCAGCAGACCACCGATGGCGGCTACATCTTGGGCGGCCGGTCTGCGTCCGATGCGGGCTTTGAGAAGAGCCAAAACAGCCGAGGCGAATTAGACTACTGGGCAGTGAAGCTGGATGCCGCCGGAAACAAGCAATGGGACCGAACCTTGGGCGGAAGTCGTAGCGATGAGCTCAACGCCCTGCAGCAGACCACCGATGGCGGCTACATCCTGGGCGGCCGGTCTGCGTCCGATGCGGGCTTTGAGAAGAGCCAAAACAGCCGAGGCGAATTAGACTACTGGGTAGTGAAGCTGGATGCCGCCGGAAACAAGCAATGGGACCGAACCTTGGGCGGAAGTCGTAGCGATGAGCTCAACGCCCTGCAGCAGACCACCGATGGCGGCTACATCCTGGGCGGCCG